In one Oreochromis aureus strain Israel breed Guangdong linkage group 2, ZZ_aureus, whole genome shotgun sequence genomic region, the following are encoded:
- the LOC120432968 gene encoding signal-regulatory protein beta-2-like isoform X1 produces the protein MIMVWITLIFLHRGYSLVPVKTVQLGEPVTLTCALPKGLQSGEVHWYKQNHGDTLKLIMTLFKSTPPEYGPAFSNSRFKVDKDNNFSNVTILKTVQEDEGIYHCGLTEWIRTNWSGTYLFVKGNTQRTSSYTVVQRPIISDPLRLGDFVTLECSVLSESDNKICSGELNVLWFKAGSHTSHPNIIYTDINKQNKCEKRSDTQKRCIYYFSKNISSSDAGTYYCAVATCGEILFGNGTKLDSHGDYTWSQSARTVIFLLCALLAICLIVIAVLICTSKKNSGDNCEVAVLQETFSDQRRQQNKDTWMFSAAVFTLMKAERAALKDGKMSKRERLYMACKALGLN, from the exons ATGATCATGGTATGGATTACACTGATTTTTCTTCATCGTGGAT ATTCTTTGGTTCCAGTGAAAACAGTTCAACTTGGTGAACCAGTGACCTTAACATGTGCTTTACCCAAAGGGCTCCAGAGTGGAGAAGTCCACTGGTACAAGCAGAATCACGGGGATACCCTAAAGTTAATTATGACATTGTTTAAATCTACACCTCCAGAATATGGTCCTGCATTTTCTAATTCAAGATTTAAGGTAGATAAAGATAACAATTTCAGCAATGTGACCATTTTGAAGACAGTCCAAGAGGACGAGGGAATCTATCACTGTGGGCTCACAGAGTGGATTAGGACTAACTGGAGTGGCACATATTTGTTTGTAAAAG GAAACACTCAGAGGACATCAAGCTATACTGTTGTTCAGCGGCCAATAATATCAGATCCACTCCGTCTAGGAGACTTTGTGACACTCGAGTGTTCAGTCCTCTCTGAATCTGACAACAAGATATGTTCTGGAGAGCTTAATGTTCTTTGGTTTAAAGCTGGATCACATACATCTCATCCCAACATCATCTACACTgatataaataaacagaataaatgTGAGAAAAGATCTGACACTCAGAAaagatgcatttattacttctctAAGAACATCAGCTCCTCTGATGCTGGGACTTACTACTGTGCTGTGGCCACATGTGGGGAGAtattatttggaaatggaacTAAACTGGATAGTCACG GAGACTACACATGGTCACAGAGCGCCAGAACAGTTATTTTTCTACTGTGTGCTTTATTGGCGATATGTCTGATTGTTATAGCTGTCCTTATTTGCacatcaaagaaaaacagcggggataACTGTGAAG TTGCTGTTCTGCAGGAAACCTTTAGTGATCAGAGAAGACAACAG AATAAGGACACATGgatgttttctgctgctgtctttACCCTGATGAAAGCTGAGAGAGCTGCATTAAAGGATGGAAAAATGTCGAAAAGGGAGCGACTCTACATGGCTTGCAAGGCTTTGGGGCTGAATTAG
- the LOC120432968 gene encoding signal-regulatory protein beta-2-like isoform X2, whose protein sequence is MIMVWITLIFLHRGYSLVPVKTVQLGEPVTLTCALPKGLQSGEVHWYKQNHGDTLKLIMTLFKSTPPEYGPAFSNSRFKVDKDNNFSNVTILKTVQEDEGIYHCGLTEWIRTNWSGTYLFVKGNTQRTSSYTVVQRPIISDPLRLGDFVTLECSVLSESDNKICSGELNVLWFKAGSHTSHPNIIYTDINKQNKCEKRSDTQKRCIYYFSKNISSSDAGTYYCAVATCGEILFGNGTKLDSHGDYTWSQSARTVIFLLCALLAICLIVIAVLICTSKKNSGDNCEE, encoded by the exons ATGATCATGGTATGGATTACACTGATTTTTCTTCATCGTGGAT ATTCTTTGGTTCCAGTGAAAACAGTTCAACTTGGTGAACCAGTGACCTTAACATGTGCTTTACCCAAAGGGCTCCAGAGTGGAGAAGTCCACTGGTACAAGCAGAATCACGGGGATACCCTAAAGTTAATTATGACATTGTTTAAATCTACACCTCCAGAATATGGTCCTGCATTTTCTAATTCAAGATTTAAGGTAGATAAAGATAACAATTTCAGCAATGTGACCATTTTGAAGACAGTCCAAGAGGACGAGGGAATCTATCACTGTGGGCTCACAGAGTGGATTAGGACTAACTGGAGTGGCACATATTTGTTTGTAAAAG GAAACACTCAGAGGACATCAAGCTATACTGTTGTTCAGCGGCCAATAATATCAGATCCACTCCGTCTAGGAGACTTTGTGACACTCGAGTGTTCAGTCCTCTCTGAATCTGACAACAAGATATGTTCTGGAGAGCTTAATGTTCTTTGGTTTAAAGCTGGATCACATACATCTCATCCCAACATCATCTACACTgatataaataaacagaataaatgTGAGAAAAGATCTGACACTCAGAAaagatgcatttattacttctctAAGAACATCAGCTCCTCTGATGCTGGGACTTACTACTGTGCTGTGGCCACATGTGGGGAGAtattatttggaaatggaacTAAACTGGATAGTCACG GAGACTACACATGGTCACAGAGCGCCAGAACAGTTATTTTTCTACTGTGTGCTTTATTGGCGATATGTCTGATTGTTATAGCTGTCCTTATTTGCacatcaaagaaaaacagcggggataACTGTGAAG AATAA
- the LOC116322165 gene encoding uncharacterized protein LOC116322165, which translates to MIVFWIALNFLHHGYALVSQITVQVGEPATFICSLPHTEVLPRQVHWYKQSAGDTLKVIVTVRKSKPPEYAQDFPKSRWAINSNSSFSNLTILRTVREDEGMYHCGVSEWLADIIWTGMHLLIKGKNQSTSNSSVAQSSTVSSGTKPDIHGSSIWSHRSSAVIFMLCGVLAISLIVIAILIVAMKKDDTQYCKGVVPLRKKTGIQKTQQKAEDVWFYSAAVFAMMRTDRGATTNAAERERLYTAVKAFGLD; encoded by the exons ATGATTGTGTTTTGGATTGCACTGAATTTTCTTCATCACGGAT ATGCACTGGTTTCACAAATCACTGTTCAAGTTGGAGAACCTGCAACCTTCATCTGTAGTCTACCTCACACAGAGGTCCTCCCTCGACAAGTCCACTGGTATAAACAGAGTGCCGGGGATACACTGAAAGTAATTGTGACTGTGCGGAAATCTAAACCACCTGAGTATGCACAAGATTTTCCTAAATCCAGATGGGCGATAAACAGCAACAGCAGTTTTAGTAACCTGACCATTTTGAGGACAGTTCGAGAGGATGAGGGAATGTATCACTGTGGAGTCTCCGAGTGGCTTGCAGACATTATATGGACTGGGATGCATTTATTAATAAAAG GAAAAAATCAGAGCACATCCAACTCTTCTGTTGCTCAGAGTTCAACAGTATCATCTGGAACTAAGCCAGATATTCATG GAAGCAGCATATGGTCACACAGATCCAGTGCAGTTATTTTTATGCTGTGTGGTGTCTTGGCTATAAGCCTGATTGTTATAGCTATCCTTATTGTTGCAATGAAGAAAGATGACACACAATATTGCAAAG GTGTTGTTCCCCTGCGAAAAAAGACTGGTATCCAGAAAACTCAACAG aAAGCAGAGGATGTGTGGTTTTACTCTGCAGCAGTCTTTGCCATGATGAGAACTGACAGAGGTGCGACAACAAATGCAGCTGAGAGGGAGAGACTCTACACTGCTGTCAAGGCCTTTGGGTTGGATTAA